A single window of Streptomyces sudanensis DNA harbors:
- a CDS encoding DUF5709 domain-containing protein, giving the protein MSDGQMGDDVYQPTGSNEEQEDAAPLDLQDALQERTYDDMLDEGYSPPERPLGVTKHGTTAAEQHEGESLDERLAQEVPDVAPPVGDGLGDLPGGEGELMDPEAGGERAGRLTAPDEGARSDTTKELVADDHGIDAGAASAEEAAVHVVGDDLPSDTDRDGSD; this is encoded by the coding sequence ATGAGTGACGGGCAGATGGGCGACGACGTCTACCAGCCGACCGGGAGCAACGAGGAGCAGGAGGACGCCGCTCCGCTCGACCTTCAGGACGCGCTGCAGGAGCGGACGTACGACGACATGCTCGACGAGGGGTACTCGCCGCCGGAGAGGCCGCTGGGCGTCACCAAGCACGGTACGACGGCGGCGGAGCAGCACGAGGGCGAGTCCCTGGACGAGCGCCTGGCCCAGGAGGTCCCGGACGTGGCGCCGCCGGTGGGGGACGGCCTGGGGGACCTGCCCGGAGGCGAGGGCGAGCTGATGGACCCGGAGGCCGGCGGCGAACGCGCGGGCCGCCTCACCGCCCCGGACGAGGGCGCCCGTTCGGACACCACCAAGGAACTCGTCGCCGACGACCACGGGATCGACGCGGGCGCCGCGAGCGCGGAGGAGGCCGCGGTCCACGTGGTCGGGGACGACCTGCCGTCGGACACGGACCGCGACGGCTCCGACTGA